Proteins encoded in a region of the Oscillospiraceae bacterium MB24-C1 genome:
- a CDS encoding MATE family efflux transporter yields MDTDASFQAQQDQKYIIMTQTPIPQLVGRLAMPTICAMLITAIYNMADTYFVSQIGTSASAAVGVIFSLMAIIQSVGFTFGIGSSVLVSRMLGEKRRQEACESVATAFFTALVFGALLSIIGLLFLDELVLLLGATESIAPYARDYARYILIGAPYMAANFVLNTSLRGQGNAFYGMIGIMSGGILNIALDPIMIFHMGLGISGAALATIISQFVSFVILFYFNLGKHGALPLKIRNVRLSYKLFVDIIRGGTPSLFRQGLASIAMVFMIRCCKPFGDPAIAAISIVTRLMMFVISAMIGFGQGFQPVCGFNYGAKRFDRVKESFWFCEKVSLLILVIAGAIMFWLAPQAIAAFRRDDLEVIAIGTTALRLQCLVLPLQSFFIMSNMYLQCTGQSGPATLLASARQGIFFLPGTLIWPALFGLLGVQIVQPISDICCFVLAVYLSRRFLRDLNQQLSDQLRAEGKA; encoded by the coding sequence ATGGATACTGATGCTTCATTTCAAGCACAGCAAGATCAAAAATATATCATTATGACCCAAACGCCCATTCCGCAGCTGGTTGGTCGGCTGGCCATGCCCACAATCTGTGCCATGCTTATCACCGCCATCTATAACATGGCTGATACCTACTTTGTCAGCCAGATTGGCACCAGCGCATCGGCAGCAGTCGGGGTCATTTTTTCGTTGATGGCGATTATTCAGTCGGTGGGGTTCACCTTTGGTATCGGTTCTTCGGTGTTGGTCTCCCGCATGTTGGGCGAAAAACGCAGACAGGAGGCCTGTGAATCGGTTGCGACAGCTTTTTTTACGGCGCTGGTTTTCGGTGCGCTGCTGTCGATCATCGGCCTTCTTTTTCTCGATGAGCTCGTATTACTTTTGGGTGCTACCGAAAGCATCGCCCCTTATGCCCGCGACTACGCCCGCTATATTCTTATCGGCGCGCCTTACATGGCGGCCAACTTTGTGTTGAACACTTCTCTGCGTGGACAAGGTAACGCCTTTTATGGCATGATTGGAATCATGTCGGGTGGTATTCTCAACATAGCGCTTGACCCGATCATGATCTTTCACATGGGCCTAGGCATCAGCGGCGCGGCGCTGGCCACCATCATCAGCCAGTTTGTCAGCTTCGTCATTCTTTTTTATTTTAATTTAGGTAAGCATGGTGCTCTTCCGCTTAAAATACGCAATGTGCGCCTGTCCTATAAACTGTTTGTCGATATCATCAGAGGCGGCACCCCCTCGCTGTTCCGTCAGGGGCTGGCCAGCATCGCCATGGTATTCATGATCCGTTGTTGCAAGCCATTTGGTGACCCGGCCATCGCTGCCATCAGCATCGTCACCCGTCTGATGATGTTTGTTATTTCGGCAATGATCGGCTTCGGGCAAGGCTTTCAGCCGGTTTGCGGCTTTAACTACGGTGCAAAGCGGTTTGACCGTGTCAAAGAATCGTTTTGGTTTTGTGAAAAAGTATCGCTTTTGATCCTCGTCATTGCAGGTGCGATCATGTTTTGGCTGGCACCGCAGGCCATCGCCGCTTTTAGGCGGGACGACCTTGAGGTTATTGCCATCGGTACCACAGCGTTAAGGCTGCAATGTCTTGTACTGCCACTGCAAAGCTTTTTCATCATGTCCAATATGTACCTACAATGCACCGGACAAAGCGGCCCCGCAACACTGCTAGCCAGTGCACGGCAGGGTATTTTCTTCTTGCCGGGCACGCTGATCTGGCCCGCACTGTTCGGCCTTTTAGGGGTTCAGATTGTGCAGCCGATATCGGACATCTGCTGCTTTGTCCTGGCTGTTTACTTGAGCCGCCGTTTTTTACGCGACTTAAACCAACAGCTTTCTGACCAATTGAGAGCGGAGGGAAAAGCATGA
- the sdaAA gene encoding L-serine ammonia-lyase, iron-sulfur-dependent, subunit alpha: MYGNFDGMLNLAKKNNAPLWKVILENEKKLTGKTEDEIFKLLQKRYDVMEASAHRALKVPMPTVLGLVSGISAPQNRYAEQNGGLCGALVNKAMAYALSCSEVNAAMGKICAAPTAGACGIVPAVLLTLKEALSLTQHQTLCGLLTAAGVGAIIMKNATVSGAEGGCQAECGVAAAMAASAAVELTGGSPRQALDAVCFTLMNSMGLVCDPVAGLVQVPCAQRNASQTVNALLSADLALAGMTSVIPTDEVVEAMYHVGRQLPIQLRETAMGGIAATDAAKKFTRQLFELE, translated from the coding sequence ATGTACGGCAATTTTGACGGAATGCTAAACTTAGCGAAAAAAAATAACGCACCGCTTTGGAAGGTTATTTTAGAGAATGAAAAAAAGCTAACGGGTAAAACCGAGGACGAAATATTTAAGTTACTTCAGAAACGTTACGATGTGATGGAAGCATCCGCCCATAGGGCTTTAAAAGTGCCGATGCCAACGGTGTTGGGGCTGGTTTCGGGCATTAGTGCGCCTCAGAATCGCTATGCCGAACAAAACGGTGGACTGTGCGGCGCGCTGGTCAATAAGGCGATGGCCTACGCGCTTTCTTGTAGCGAAGTGAACGCCGCCATGGGTAAAATTTGCGCCGCCCCTACTGCGGGCGCCTGTGGCATTGTGCCTGCGGTGCTGCTCACGTTGAAAGAGGCACTTTCGCTGACGCAGCATCAAACGCTGTGCGGATTGCTCACCGCTGCGGGCGTAGGTGCAATCATTATGAAAAACGCCACGGTTTCAGGCGCGGAGGGTGGCTGTCAAGCAGAGTGCGGTGTCGCTGCGGCAATGGCGGCCTCGGCGGCAGTGGAACTGACGGGTGGCAGCCCTCGTCAGGCATTGGACGCTGTATGCTTTACGCTGATGAATTCGATGGGCTTGGTGTGCGACCCGGTGGCGGGTCTGGTGCAGGTACCTTGCGCCCAGCGCAATGCTTCCCAGACGGTCAATGCCCTACTTTCGGCCGATCTGGCGCTGGCGGGCATGACTAGCGTCATCCCAACTGACGAGGTGGTTGAAGCGATGTACCACGTTGGGCGGCAATTGCCGATTCAGCTGCGCGAGACGGCGATGGGCGGTATTGCAGCAACCGATGCCGCCAAAAAATTTACTAGGCAGCTTTTTGAGCTGGAGTGA
- the sdaAB gene encoding L-serine ammonia-lyase, iron-sulfur-dependent subunit beta, with protein sequence MDISVFEAVGPVMIGPSSSHTAGAARLARIARTIVAGSFDHVSFGMHGSFAQTYRGHGTDRALVAGVLGFPEDDERISNAFALGEQAGLTWDFHPIELLNVHENSVKMTFFMKDGSRQEIIGSSVGGGQIIICEINGFLTDISAQSSTLVISQNDRRGVISDVSRVLAEVGMNIGTMKVSRHARGETAFCIIETDASIDDAVVARLKQVNNVLSVQAINLSEGEAF encoded by the coding sequence ATGGATATCAGCGTCTTTGAGGCAGTTGGACCGGTGATGATTGGACCATCGAGCTCGCACACGGCGGGCGCGGCCCGGTTGGCACGTATTGCGCGCACCATCGTCGCGGGATCGTTTGATCATGTGTCGTTTGGGATGCATGGTTCATTTGCGCAAACCTACAGGGGGCACGGCACTGACCGCGCGTTGGTAGCGGGTGTTTTGGGTTTTCCTGAGGACGATGAGCGAATCTCTAACGCCTTTGCACTTGGCGAACAAGCCGGGCTTACATGGGATTTTCACCCGATAGAACTGCTAAACGTACACGAAAATTCCGTCAAGATGACGTTCTTTATGAAAGATGGCAGCCGCCAGGAGATTATAGGCTCTTCCGTTGGTGGGGGACAGATTATCATTTGCGAGATAAATGGTTTTCTCACAGATATTTCGGCGCAGTCGAGTACGCTGGTTATCAGCCAGAACGACCGGCGCGGGGTTATCAGCGATGTGTCGCGGGTGCTGGCCGAAGTCGGCATGAATATTGGCACGATGAAGGTCAGCCGACATGCTCGGGGGGAAACTGCCTTTTGCATCATCGAGACCGACGCGTCGATTGACGATGCAGTGGTCGCGCGCCTAAAACAGGTGAACAATGTACTCAGCGTGCAGGCAATTAACCTAAGCGAAGGGGAGGCGTTTTGA
- a CDS encoding NAD(P)-dependent oxidoreductase, with translation MKSIGFIGIGVMGESMARNLSRHGFKVFIYNRTKSKAESLIAEGLTWCDSVAECTAGRDAVVTIVGYPKDVEEVYFGEGGIIANARPGAYIIDMTTTSPQLSKRIYEEARAHGLSALDAPVSGGDGGAKNGTLAIMVGGDKPAFDTCMPLFEAMGKNIFYEGPAGSGQHVKMANQIAIAGTVTGVCEAVAYARAAGVDLDTMLKTIGSGAAASAQLQKVAPKMISSDFAPGFYIKHFIKDMSIAQQEAQAVGLSLEILQQACRMYQKLEAEGKGDNGTQGIIEYYDK, from the coding sequence ATGAAAAGCATCGGGTTTATCGGCATCGGCGTCATGGGTGAATCAATGGCGCGCAATTTGAGCAGGCATGGGTTCAAAGTGTTCATTTATAACCGAACCAAATCAAAAGCTGAATCGCTAATTGCCGAGGGGCTTACTTGGTGCGACAGCGTAGCCGAGTGTACTGCCGGGCGCGATGCTGTCGTTACCATCGTCGGCTACCCCAAAGACGTCGAAGAGGTCTATTTCGGGGAAGGCGGCATTATCGCAAACGCGAGGCCGGGTGCATATATCATCGACATGACCACCACCAGCCCCCAACTTTCCAAACGTATCTATGAAGAAGCCCGCGCCCACGGTCTTTCTGCGCTGGATGCCCCGGTTTCAGGCGGCGACGGCGGTGCCAAAAATGGCACGCTGGCCATCATGGTCGGTGGCGACAAGCCGGCGTTCGATACCTGCATGCCGTTGTTTGAAGCAATGGGTAAAAATATTTTCTACGAAGGTCCGGCTGGCAGCGGTCAGCATGTTAAGATGGCAAACCAAATTGCCATTGCAGGTACCGTCACCGGTGTGTGTGAGGCAGTGGCTTATGCCCGTGCTGCAGGCGTAGACCTCGATACCATGCTCAAAACCATCGGGAGCGGCGCAGCGGCAAGCGCTCAGCTGCAAAAGGTCGCACCTAAAATGATCTCGAGCGATTTTGCACCCGGCTTTTATATCAAGCATTTTATCAAGGACATGTCTATTGCACAGCAAGAAGCACAAGCCGTCGGATTGTCTCTTGAAATTTTACAGCAGGCCTGCCGGATGTATCAAAAGCTTGAGGCTGAGGGCAAGGGCGACAACGGCACGCAGGGCATTATTGAGTATTATGATAAATAG
- a CDS encoding co-chaperone GroES, with protein MNIKPLADRVVIKMVEAEETTKSGIILAGSAKEKPQVAEVIAVGPGGIVDGKEVKMYLKAGDKVLMSKYAGTEVKVDGVEYTILRQSDILAIVE; from the coding sequence ATGAACATTAAACCGTTGGCTGACAGAGTCGTAATCAAAATGGTTGAAGCGGAAGAAACCACCAAGAGTGGAATCATCCTCGCAGGTTCTGCTAAGGAAAAGCCTCAGGTTGCTGAGGTTATTGCGGTGGGCCCCGGCGGTATCGTGGATGGCAAAGAGGTGAAAATGTATCTCAAGGCAGGGGACAAGGTTCTCATGAGCAAATATGCCGGAACCGAAGTCAAGGTTGACGGCGTGGAATACACCATCCTGCGTCAGTCCGACATCCTTGCAATTGTTGAATAA
- a CDS encoding MarR family winged helix-turn-helix transcriptional regulator, giving the protein MNRAIVPANKFISMIYRYTRRYFARELQASKLDAGQLPFLLHLYRCPGVTQEQLSCALGMDKGTTARSVTQLEECGLAYRTPDENDRRINHVFPSPAALAREDELFAIIGRLHELLFEGFSPAERAQALSLIIRMKDNIEKEFLE; this is encoded by the coding sequence ATGAATCGCGCCATAGTACCTGCAAACAAATTCATTTCCATGATCTATCGGTATACCCGCCGTTATTTTGCCCGCGAGCTTCAGGCCTCCAAGCTGGACGCTGGGCAGCTGCCATTTTTGCTGCACCTCTACCGCTGCCCCGGCGTCACACAAGAACAGCTCTCCTGTGCGCTGGGCATGGATAAAGGCACAACAGCACGCAGCGTGACACAGCTGGAAGAATGCGGCCTGGCCTATCGCACGCCGGATGAAAACGATCGCCGCATCAATCATGTATTCCCATCGCCGGCTGCCCTTGCGCGAGAGGACGAACTTTTCGCCATCATCGGCCGGCTGCACGAATTGCTCTTTGAAGGATTTTCTCCCGCGGAGCGCGCACAGGCGCTGTCGCTCATTATACGCATGAAGGACAATATTGAAAAGGAATTTTTAGAATAG
- a CDS encoding GGGtGRT protein, translating into MVKFEGMERRIDKINACLAANGFQSLEEANELCFENGINVDYIVKGVQPIAFENAVWAYTLGVAIALKKGAKSAVEAAGLIGNGLQAFTVPGSVAEERGVGQGHGDLGAMLLREETKCFCFLAGHESFAAAEGAIGIAKTANKARKTPLKVILNGLGKDAAYIIARINGFTYVQTEYDFTKNEVSVVSERAFSRGERAAVRCYGANEVLEGVAIMKLEHVDVSITGNSTNPTRFQHLVAGTYKKWALSNSVSYFSVASGGGTGRTLHPDNVAAGPASYGLTDSMGRMHGDAQFAGSSSVPAHVDMMGLIGMGNNPMVGATVACAVAVNEALSKKG; encoded by the coding sequence ATGGTTAAATTTGAGGGAATGGAGCGCAGGATAGACAAAATAAACGCCTGTCTGGCTGCCAATGGCTTTCAAAGTTTAGAGGAAGCCAATGAATTGTGTTTTGAAAACGGAATCAATGTGGATTATATCGTCAAGGGCGTGCAGCCCATCGCATTTGAAAATGCGGTTTGGGCTTATACGCTTGGTGTTGCTATTGCGTTGAAAAAGGGTGCAAAAAGTGCCGTCGAGGCGGCCGGTCTCATTGGCAATGGCCTTCAGGCCTTTACTGTACCCGGTTCAGTCGCAGAAGAGCGCGGCGTTGGACAAGGTCACGGCGACTTAGGTGCCATGTTGCTGCGTGAAGAGACCAAATGCTTCTGCTTTTTGGCTGGACATGAGTCGTTCGCGGCTGCAGAGGGTGCAATCGGGATCGCCAAAACTGCAAACAAGGCACGTAAAACGCCGCTGAAGGTCATCTTGAATGGCCTTGGCAAAGATGCTGCCTATATTATTGCGCGTATCAACGGTTTTACCTATGTGCAGACCGAATATGATTTTACCAAGAATGAGGTTTCGGTTGTTTCAGAGCGGGCGTTTTCCCGCGGGGAGCGTGCGGCTGTACGTTGCTACGGTGCCAACGAGGTGCTGGAGGGCGTCGCTATTATGAAGCTCGAGCATGTTGATGTCTCAATTACCGGCAACTCGACCAATCCGACACGTTTTCAGCATCTGGTCGCTGGTACCTATAAAAAGTGGGCTCTTTCCAACAGCGTAAGCTACTTTTCGGTGGCTTCAGGCGGCGGCACCGGAAGAACGCTGCATCCCGACAACGTAGCGGCGGGGCCGGCTTCGTACGGTCTGACTGACTCGATGGGCCGCATGCATGGCGATGCGCAATTTGCAGGGTCCTCATCGGTACCCGCACATGTTGACATGATGGGTCTGATTGGCATGGGCAACAACCCCATGGTGGGTGCAACTGTCGCCTGCGCCGTGGCAGTGAACGAGGCGCTGAGCAAAAAGGGCTAA
- the groL gene encoding chaperonin GroEL (60 kDa chaperone family; promotes refolding of misfolded polypeptides especially under stressful conditions; forms two stacked rings of heptamers to form a barrel-shaped 14mer; ends can be capped by GroES; misfolded proteins enter the barrel where they are refolded when GroES binds) — protein sequence MAKIVSYGEEARKSLQAGIDKLADTVKITLGPKGRNVVLDKKYGAPLITNDGVTIAKEIELEDPFENMGAQLVKEVATKTNDAAGDGTTTATLLAQALVREGMKNVAAGANPMVVKRGIQKAVDAAVAAIKENSKKVSGSADIASAATVSAGDAVIGKLIAEAMDKVGADGVITLEESKTAETYTEVVEGMQFDRGYISPYMVTDTDKMEAIVDDAYLLITDKKIASIQEILPLLEQIVQSGKKLVIVAEDVEGEALATLLVNRLRGTFTCVAVKAPGFGDRRKAMLEDIAILSGGTVVSSDLGYDLKDATVDMLGRASQVKVTKENTVIVNGAGDSAAIKARVAQIRSEIENTTSDFDREKLQERLAKLAGGVAVIKVGAATEVEMKEKKLRIEDALSATKAAVEEGLVAGGGVAMLNAMPAVEKLISGLEGDEKTGVKILLRALEEPVRQIAMNAGLEGSVIIDQIKRTGKVGYGFNAESEEYVDMVEAGIVDPTKVARSALQNAASVAAMVLTTESLVSEPVKDEPAMPAGGGMGGMGGMY from the coding sequence ATGGCTAAGATTGTTTCCTACGGCGAAGAAGCCAGAAAGTCTTTACAAGCGGGCATTGATAAGCTTGCTGATACCGTTAAAATTACGCTCGGACCCAAGGGCCGCAACGTTGTACTTGACAAGAAGTATGGTGCGCCGCTTATCACAAATGACGGCGTGACCATCGCTAAGGAGATCGAGCTTGAGGATCCCTTTGAGAACATGGGTGCGCAGCTTGTTAAAGAGGTTGCCACCAAGACCAACGATGCTGCTGGCGACGGCACCACCACCGCGACACTGCTGGCTCAGGCACTGGTGCGTGAGGGTATGAAGAATGTTGCTGCGGGTGCCAACCCCATGGTTGTCAAGCGCGGTATTCAGAAGGCTGTTGATGCTGCTGTTGCTGCCATCAAGGAGAACTCCAAGAAAGTTTCCGGTTCGGCCGATATCGCTTCCGCCGCAACCGTTTCGGCGGGTGACGCCGTTATCGGCAAGCTGATTGCCGAGGCTATGGATAAGGTCGGCGCCGACGGCGTTATTACCCTTGAGGAGTCTAAAACCGCCGAGACCTACACCGAGGTCGTCGAGGGCATGCAGTTTGACCGCGGCTATATCTCCCCCTACATGGTTACCGACACCGACAAGATGGAAGCTATTGTAGACGACGCCTATCTGCTGATCACTGACAAGAAAATCGCTTCCATTCAGGAAATTCTGCCCCTGCTTGAGCAGATTGTGCAGTCGGGCAAGAAGCTGGTTATCGTCGCTGAGGATGTTGAGGGCGAAGCGCTTGCAACGCTGTTGGTCAACCGCCTGCGCGGAACCTTTACCTGTGTTGCCGTCAAGGCTCCGGGCTTTGGCGACCGCCGCAAGGCTATGCTTGAGGATATCGCAATACTCTCCGGCGGCACCGTCGTGAGCAGCGATCTCGGCTATGACCTCAAGGATGCTACTGTCGACATGCTCGGCCGTGCTAGCCAGGTCAAGGTCACCAAGGAAAACACTGTCATCGTCAACGGTGCGGGCGACTCTGCTGCCATTAAGGCTCGCGTTGCACAGATCCGCTCTGAGATTGAGAACACCACTTCCGACTTCGACCGCGAGAAGCTGCAGGAGCGCCTTGCCAAGCTCGCTGGTGGCGTCGCTGTTATCAAGGTTGGTGCTGCGACCGAAGTTGAGATGAAGGAGAAGAAGCTTCGTATTGAAGACGCCCTCTCGGCTACCAAGGCTGCTGTCGAAGAAGGTCTTGTCGCGGGTGGCGGCGTAGCGATGCTCAACGCGATGCCCGCTGTCGAGAAGCTGATCTCCGGCTTAGAGGGTGACGAAAAGACCGGTGTAAAAATCCTGCTGCGTGCCCTTGAAGAGCCGGTTCGCCAGATTGCTATGAACGCAGGTCTTGAAGGTTCGGTCATCATTGACCAGATCAAGCGCACCGGTAAAGTTGGCTACGGCTTTAACGCCGAGAGCGAGGAGTATGTCGATATGGTTGAGGCCGGCATCGTCGACCCGACCAAGGTTGCCAGAAGCGCTCTGCAAAACGCAGCTTCGGTCGCGGCAATGGTACTCACCACCGAATCGCTTGTTAGCGAGCCGGTCAAGGATGAGCCCGCAATGCCTGCTGGCGGCGGCATGGGCGGCATGGGTGGCATGTACTAA
- a CDS encoding stage II sporulation protein M has translation MTFIIMEYQRAFKFLRRLLVSILLMLVVFFAVAITAHFVFSAQYQADPTKMEQQIMQLSEMFNEKDVINESGQLSVMGLFFNNFIASGMAVVTGVVPFIFVPLAALALNAVLVGIISAIMGTAGIGGPFELVVSIAPHGVFEIPALLISAAMGIALCLDISARVLYKKRDMSFLTLLAELARISVLVIVPLLAVAAVLEAYLTPALMAILL, from the coding sequence ATGACATTTATTATAATGGAATATCAGCGAGCATTTAAATTTTTGAGGCGGTTGCTAGTTTCGATTCTTCTGATGTTGGTTGTATTTTTTGCTGTCGCCATTACGGCACACTTTGTCTTTTCGGCGCAGTATCAGGCTGACCCTACCAAGATGGAGCAGCAGATCATGCAGCTTTCCGAAATGTTCAACGAGAAGGACGTGATTAACGAAAGTGGGCAATTAAGCGTTATGGGCTTGTTTTTTAACAACTTTATCGCGTCCGGTATGGCGGTTGTGACGGGTGTCGTGCCATTTATATTTGTGCCATTGGCGGCCTTGGCGTTAAATGCGGTGCTTGTTGGCATTATTTCAGCCATCATGGGTACCGCGGGAATCGGCGGACCTTTTGAGCTGGTGGTATCTATCGCGCCGCATGGCGTGTTTGAGATTCCTGCGCTGCTTATCAGCGCAGCCATGGGCATTGCGCTTTGTTTGGATATCAGTGCGCGGGTTCTCTATAAAAAACGCGATATGTCATTCTTGACGCTGTTGGCGGAGTTGGCGAGAATCTCTGTGCTGGTAATTGTACCGCTGCTGGCGGTGGCGGCGGTGCTAGAAGCCTATCTAACGCCGGCGTTGATGGCAATACTGTTGTAG
- a CDS encoding ZIP family metal transporter — protein sequence MPQNAIIPLALSAAAGGATVIGALLAVAVRRPKASLLTFALGFSAGVMLAVSLLELLPQATEVLLFEMPGAAGAAVAVFSCSAGMLCSQLLDSALPSGFERIGTQRERQLLRLGLFSMLALMIHNLPEGMAVFLSASQNVNMGIRLCTAIALHNIPEGISIALPIYAALQRRPPALLLATVSGAAEPLGALLALRFLQPVLTERGLAMMFCGIAGLMSAISVAELLPEALCGKKPGYGVAGVLFGILLMLVNCCL from the coding sequence GTGCCACAAAATGCAATCATACCGCTGGCTTTAAGTGCGGCGGCCGGAGGTGCTACTGTGATTGGCGCGCTGCTCGCCGTGGCGGTACGACGCCCAAAAGCGTCGTTGCTGACGTTTGCGCTGGGTTTTTCGGCCGGGGTTATGTTGGCTGTCTCGTTACTTGAACTGCTGCCACAAGCGACCGAGGTGCTGTTGTTTGAGATGCCGGGGGCGGCCGGTGCCGCTGTGGCGGTTTTTTCTTGCTCGGCGGGTATGCTTTGCTCTCAGCTGCTAGATTCTGCACTGCCCAGCGGGTTTGAGCGGATCGGTACCCAGCGAGAACGGCAACTGCTGCGGCTGGGGTTGTTTTCGATGCTGGCGCTGATGATACATAATCTGCCCGAAGGTATGGCGGTCTTTTTAAGTGCGAGTCAGAACGTCAACATGGGGATAAGGCTCTGCACCGCTATTGCGCTGCACAACATTCCGGAGGGAATATCAATTGCCTTGCCGATATATGCCGCGCTCCAGCGCCGCCCGCCCGCACTGCTGCTGGCAACGGTCTCGGGCGCAGCGGAGCCGCTGGGCGCGTTGCTGGCGCTGCGCTTTTTGCAACCGGTGCTCACCGAGCGTGGGCTCGCCATGATGTTTTGTGGCATTGCGGGACTGATGAGCGCAATTTCGGTAGCCGAACTGTTGCCAGAGGCACTGTGCGGTAAAAAGCCGGGCTACGGCGTTGCAGGGGTGCTGTTTGGCATCTTGTTAATGTTGGTCAACTGCTGTTTGTAG